In Micromonospora purpureochromogenes, a single window of DNA contains:
- a CDS encoding phosphatase domain-containing protein, whose amino-acid sequence MPRLIATRGLPASGKTSFARTLQPAVARVNRDDLRRMLHGERLFTQRAEYQVTLAQRAQVEALLRAGVSVCVDDTNLRSRTLRDWADLAARYDADFEVHDFTDVPLDECLRRDAARAEADRVGEPAIRRLHERYLANRALPLPVPTARTGRAGTVDATPAGPPEIVLVDIDGTVALNVSRSPYDMTRVGEDEPNEAVIAAVRAMHAAGYGVIFCSGRDATARAATVAWLDRHVRVPYLGLHLRTVGDSRKDAVVKQEIYEREVRDRYRVAGVFDDRQQVVRMWRSLGLTVFQVAEGDF is encoded by the coding sequence ATGCCCCGACTGATCGCCACCCGCGGGCTGCCCGCCTCCGGCAAGACCAGTTTCGCCCGTACCCTGCAACCGGCCGTGGCCCGGGTGAACCGGGACGACCTGCGCCGGATGCTGCACGGTGAGCGGCTGTTCACTCAGCGGGCCGAGTACCAGGTGACGCTCGCCCAGCGGGCCCAGGTGGAGGCGCTGCTGCGGGCCGGGGTCAGCGTCTGCGTGGACGACACCAACCTGCGCTCGCGCACCCTGCGGGACTGGGCCGACCTGGCCGCCCGGTACGACGCGGACTTCGAGGTGCACGACTTCACCGACGTACCGCTGGACGAGTGCCTGCGCCGCGACGCCGCGCGGGCGGAGGCGGACCGGGTCGGCGAGCCGGCCATCCGTCGCCTGCACGAGCGCTACCTGGCCAACCGGGCGCTGCCGCTGCCGGTGCCGACGGCCCGCACCGGCCGGGCCGGCACGGTCGACGCGACCCCGGCCGGCCCGCCGGAGATCGTGCTGGTGGACATCGACGGCACGGTCGCGCTGAACGTCTCCCGCAGCCCGTACGACATGACCCGGGTGGGCGAGGACGAGCCCAACGAGGCGGTGATCGCGGCGGTCCGGGCGATGCACGCCGCCGGGTACGGGGTGATCTTCTGCTCCGGACGCGACGCCACCGCCCGCGCCGCCACGGTGGCCTGGCTGGACCGGCACGTGCGGGTGCCGTACCTCGGTCTGCACCTGCGTACGGTGGGCGACTCCCGCAAGGACGCCGTGGTGAAGCAGGAAATCTACGAGCGTGAGGTGCGCGACCGCTACCGGGTGGCCGGGGTCTTCGACGACCGGCAGCAGGTGGTGCGGATGTGGCGGTCGCTCGGGCTGACCGTCTTCCAGGTCGCCGAGGGCGACTTCTGA
- the rpmE gene encoding 50S ribosomal protein L31, translating to MKPNIHPEYVTTEVSCSCGNTFSTRSTAKGGSIHVETCSACHPFYTGKQRVLDTAGRVAKFQQKYAKVQAKKAK from the coding sequence ATGAAGCCCAACATCCACCCGGAGTACGTGACCACCGAGGTCTCCTGCTCCTGCGGTAACACCTTCTCGACCCGCAGCACCGCCAAGGGCGGCTCGATCCACGTCGAGACCTGCAGCGCCTGCCACCCGTTCTACACCGGTAAGCAGCGCGTTCTCGACACCGCCGGCCGGGTCGCCAAGTTCCAGCAGAAGTACGCCAAGGTTCAGGCGAAGAAGGCCAAGTAG